From one Brachypodium distachyon strain Bd21 chromosome 4, Brachypodium_distachyon_v3.0, whole genome shotgun sequence genomic stretch:
- the LOC100835360 gene encoding DNA-directed RNA polymerase I subunit rpa49: MTSQTLAPSPMASHQTGAPSSPTASSSSKKKKKHRKAVDVTVDAPSSPTASSKKKKKHRKATDVTVDAPSSPTAASSKKKKKRKAIDVTVDASFAAAAAAPVVGYFPTGYDPLAAAEPPRARLFRHEKHSNRVDLVVSAPGGGLDFVGRSYAGETAAPHLCGYALGVLDKASGTLKVVPIAANKILRLEPHFEEQKPAHSEQSAAEAGSSVANTEVKRQQLTEAYGTQKDKVKDNKWKSLKEETNDPDAYLGLELGDSKTTADATDSQASVTVRNIPPYDPAADTSEKAYLFDEIIPKNIRPHLLEIVGHFESGEISSKGYGSFVSNRVNKLQHLKGEGKERLAWILSYITYLLSLLARNSAMSKRDRKENLSHGPTIPPNVHRNLLLMFTEPGSSALSTEKHELLINYILVLTLYADNFTSSPADICEDLKMTREMLKPYYLQLGCKYGSAGAFKPSVITLPAPLKFPQEPTRKRGRQRRR, encoded by the exons ccaaaccctagccccgtCCCCAATGGCGAGCCACCAAACCGGTGCCCCTTCTTCCCctaccgcctcctcctcctccaagaagaagaagaagcaccgCAAGGCCGTCGACGTCACCGTGGACGCCCCTTCTTCCCCTACCGCctcctccaagaagaagaagaagcaccgCAAGGCCACCGACGTCACCGTAGACGCCCCTTCTTCCCCTACTGCAGCctcctccaagaagaagaagaagcgcaaGGCCATCGACGTCACCGTAGACgcctccttcgccgccgccgccgccgcccccgtcgtcGGCTACTTCCCCACGGGCTACGACCCTCTCGCTGCCGCCGAGCCCCCACGCGCGCGGCTGTTCCGCCACGAAAAGCACTCTAACCGCGTCGATCTCGTGGTGAGCGCCCCCGGTGGAGGGCTCGACTTCGTTGGCCGGAGCTACGCCGGCGAGACCGCCGCGCCGCATCTCTGCGGCTATGCCCTCGGCGTTCTCGACAAGGCCTCCGGCACCCTCAAGGTCGTCCCCATAGCTGCCAACAAG ATTTTGAGGCTAGAGCCACATTTTGAAGAGCAGAAACCGGCGCATTCAGAGCAgtcagcagcagaagcaggcTCATCTGTAGCAAATACTGAAGTGAAGAGACAGCAACTTACCGAGGCTTATGGAACCCAGAAAGACAAAGTCAAG GATAATAAGTGGAAGTCATTAAAGGAAGAAACAAATGATCCTGATGCTTATTTAGGCCTTGAGCTTGGAGATTCCAAGACCACTGCAGATGCCACTGACAGTCAGGCATCAGTAACTGTTCGCAACATTCCACCTTATGATCCTGCTGCAGATACATCAGAAAAGGCATATCTTTTTGATGAGATCATTCCAAAGAATATACGGCCACACCTCTTAGAAATTGTGGGACATTTTGAATCAGGAGAAATTAGTTCAAAAGGCTATGGGAGTTTTGTTTCAAATCGTGTGAATAAGTTGCAGCACCTTAAG GGTGAAGGTAAGGAGAGGCTTGCTTGGATACTGTCCTACATCACGTATCTCCTGTCTTTGTTGGCACGGAACAGCGCCATGTCCAAGCGCGACAGAAAGGAAAACCTTAGTCATGGACCCACGATCCCACCGAACGTGCACCGTAACCTGCTGCTGATGTTTACGGAGCCAGGGTCTTCTGCCTTGTCGACAGAGAAACACGAGCTTCTGATCAATTACATTTTGGTACTCACACTTTATGCTGACAACTTCACATCCTCCCCTGCGGACATATGTGAGGACCTGAAAATGACCCGGGAGATGCTTAAACCCTATTATCTCCAGCTGGGATGCAAGTATGGTTCAGCAGGTGCCTTTAAACCCTCAGTGATAACACTTCCAGCCCCCCTCAAGTTTCCCCAAGAACCCACAAGGAAAAGGGGAAGACAACGTAGGAGATGA